Below is a window of Phaenicophaeus curvirostris isolate KB17595 chromosome 15, BPBGC_Pcur_1.0, whole genome shotgun sequence DNA.
GGAGAACGGGTTTGCTCTCTCACAGAGAAACCTTGTTCTTCCCTGGTCCTTTTTTCGGTGTTTTCCCTGGGAGGACGCTGTCCAGGGACGACAGACACGCTCGCCTTTCCCCTCGTTTACTGAGTGGGGAGCCAAGGGTTTGGATCAGAATTGTCATGGAGCTCCTTCCCCCTGTTTGCAGTGCAAGCTGCTTCCACACGTCTGCGAGCCGTGTCTGCGGAGATGGGAGCTCTGTCCTGCAAGAACGGAGAGCGCAGGTTGTCGTTCGGACTTTGAAGGGAGGCAAGAGCGAGGGGCTGAAAGGACCCGTGGGACACTGCTGCATGGAGGATGTTACTCTCCTCTATCAAGAGAGAGGAGGTGGAACCAGGAGGTGGGGACGTTAGTCCCCTCCCTTCCTTAACCTCGATGGCTTTGAGAACCTGGTCGAGGTGCAGCTGCCCTCCTCCTTTGCGCTGATACACTTGATCTAAGGGCAACACTCAGAACTGGATGCCCAAGACCCCAATAAGTCAGTacttggggagcagctgagcctTAACAGATCCAACTGAGACGCCCCCACCAGCGGCTCTCAGACCCTCTCCGCCCTCTCCTCCCGACCCTGGGACTCCTCCACCCCCTGAGCCACAACACCGAGACTCCCCACGTGAGCGACACCCCGAGCCCCCCGCGCtgctccctccccgctccccgcctcgCCCCGGCCCGGGCAGGTCCCTCACCTCTGCAGCCCGGTCGCCGTCGTCGCCGAGGTTGGCCGCCTCCGTGGAGCAGAGCGAGCTCCGCTGCTCggccgggccggggggcagCCCGGCGgggaagcagggcaggaggggcccGAGGAAGCGCAAGTCGCCGTCGAGGCTGCCGGCGGCGAAGCAGACGTCGTAGACGGAGCTGCGGGGCAGGGAGCCCGCGCTGCTCGGCGGGGCGGACTGCGGGAAGGCGGGCAAGCTCTCGGCCGCGCTGCGCAGGGCCCGCCGCACCTTGGCCGCCACGGCGGCCCCCGCCGTGGCCAGGAAGAGGGCGGACACGCAGGCCAGGCAGACGGTGAGGGAGAGGGTGAGCGGCCCCTCGGGCTCGgcggccggcgcctcctcggcGCCCCGCAGATGGGCGTCGGAGAAGCCGCCGACCAGGGCGATGCCGAGGGTGGCGGTGGcggagcgcggcggccgccCGCGGTCTCGCACCAGCACGACGAGCCTGTGCCGGGGCGCGTCCCGCTCCGCCACGGCCCGCGCCGTGCGCACCTCGCCGCTGTGCGGCCCCACGCGGAACAGCCCCGGCTCCGTCGCCTTCCACAGCTCGTACGACAGCCACGCGTTCTGCCCCGCGTCCGCGTCCACCGCCACCACCTTGGCCACCAGGTACCCGGCCTCGGCCGAGCGCGGCACCAGCtcgcccgccgccgcgccgctgCTCTCGGCGGGCGGGTGCAGCACcacgggcgcgttgtcgttctcgTCGCGCACCACCACGCGCAGCACCGCCTGGGCGCTCAGCGGCGGCGAGCCGCCGTCGGCAGCGCGCACCGCCACCTCCAAGGCGCGCACCTGCTCGTAGTCCAGCGGCCGCAGCAGGAAAACGGCGCCGCTCTCGGCGTTCACCGACACCGCGGGCTGCTCCGCGCCCTCCTGCCGCACCAGCGCGTATCTCACGCGCCCGTTCGCTCCCGCGTCGGCGTCCGTGGCGCTCACGCTGCCGATGCGGACCATGGGGCCCTCGTTCTCCGCCACCGACGCCGTGTAAACCGCCTGCGTGAACtcgggcgcgttgtcgttcacgtccaACACCTGCACCCGCAGGCTCGCCCGGGAGCTCAGCCGCCTCCTGCCCCGGTCCGCGGCTCTCACCGTCACGTTATACTCTGCCGCCCGCTCCCTGTCCAGCGCCGCCGTCGTCCTCAGCTCGTAGTACTCATCCCCGTCGCCCGTCAGCATGAAGGGCGAGTCCCCGTCGATGGAGCACTCCGTCCTGCCGTTGTCGCCGGAGTCGCGGTCCCGCACGCTCAACAGGGCCACCACGGTGCGGGGCGGCGCGTCCTCGGGAATGGAGACCGACTGGGAGGTGAGCGTTATCTCCGGGgcgttgtcgttcacgtccaGCACCTCCACCTGCACTTTGCAATGCGCAGACAGACCCCCGCCGTCGATGGCTCTCACAAACAACTCGTGGCGTTCCGCTTCCTCGAAATCCACGGTTCCTGCCACCCGGATCTCCCCGGTGTCAGGGTTCAGCTGGAAGAGATCCTGGGACCTCTCCGATATCTGGGTGAATCTGTATCGCACTTTCCCGTTGGACCCTTCGTCGGGATCCGCGGCCGCGACTCTGACCACCAGCTGCCCCGGGGGGCTGTTCTCGGCCAATTGCACCTCGTAGACCTCCCGACTGAAGATCGGGGTGTTGTCATTGGCGTCTAGCACCACGATCCGCACTTGGACTGTGCCTGACCTGGGTGGGGAGCCGCCGTCTGTGGCAGTGAGGAGTAAATTCATTTGTGGCTGCACTTCCCTGTCAAGCTGACGCTCTAGGACGAGCTGTGCATATTTTGTCCTCCCTATCCCGATTCCGATATCGAGGGAAAAATGCGAATTGGACTCGAGGCTGTAGTTCTGTAAACCGTTGCTGCCCACGTCCTTGTCCCTGGCGCTTTTCAGAGGGAAACGGGACCCAGGAGATGTCGTTTCTTGAATCTCTAAAACCACTTCCTTCTCCGGGAAGACGGGAGAGTTGTCGTTCACGTCAAGAACTTCTACCTCCCCTCGGATCAGCTCCAAGGGATTTTCAAAGACTATCTTAAAGAAGACCGTACAGGTATCGCTCTGCGGACACATCTCCTCTCGGTCCAGAGACTCCTTTGCCGTCAGCGCTCCCGTGTTTCGATTGAGGTGGAAAAGCCGCTCGTTCCCCTCGGACACAACGCGCGCCTTGCGAGCCGCCAGCTGGCTCGGAGAAAGCCCCAGGTCCTCTGCAATATTGCCCACAAACgactccctctccatctcctccgcCAGGGAATAGCGGAGGGGTTCGGCCCCGCTCTGACACACGCAAACGCACACAAGCAACAAGATCACTCGCCTCTGCCGCTCTCCGCTCCGTCTCCCACTCGCTCGCACGCGCCACAGAAGCCATTCCCCGTCCTCCGTCGTTCCCAGCATCGTCCAGCGGCGCCCGAGGCGGATTTGGTCAGCAATCCCGGGCTGAGGGGCCTGAAAGCCCCCGAGCTCCCCGACTCCGTGTGCCGCCGCCCTTCCCGAGCGGCTCCCGCGGCTCTTTCTCTCCGCCGGTGCCTGCAAAGCCGGGGCGGGCACAGGAACCCGCCGGTTCGCGGCCAACACCCCCACCCAGCGTCGCGCGGGGgaatatttcctctgctgctcagccGCGGCAGAGCCGCCAGCCCggcctttgctgctggaggctgcgcTCCCCGTGCCCACCGGAGCCAAAAGGCGCAGTGGGAACGCTCTCTCTTTGCTAGGAAGCAGCTCCCTCCCCGCAGACAGAGCGCGGCTCTGGGCAGCACTGCCCGGCTCCTAAACGCCAGCTCCTCATCCGCAGCTCGGGGACCCTTCCACGGGACACTTTGAgggctttttcctcctcttctgcgcTTATTCTTCAGCACAGGACCCTAGCGAGTAGTGCGGGTCCGTGCCGCACCTCTATAGGATGTGAGAGCTGATGCCAGAGGGGAAAGGTTCCCTAAAAAATGCTTCCACGCCACCTTCACTCCACACCACTCGAGAATGACGCTCTAGGAGATCAAACCcgatttgttttcctctgagtGGGCAGTGCAAGATCCGCCACTTCCACAGGACACTTTGAGGGcttgttcctcctcttctccacttgTTCATCAGCACAGGACCCTTAGGGAGTGGGGCGGT
It encodes the following:
- the LOC138727264 gene encoding protocadherin beta-15-like; the encoded protein is MLGTTEDGEWLLWRVRASGRRSGERQRRVILLLVCVCVCQSGAEPLRYSLAEEMERESFVGNIAEDLGLSPSQLAARKARVVSEGNERLFHLNRNTGALTAKESLDREEMCPQSDTCTVFFKIVFENPLELIRGEVEVLDVNDNSPVFPEKEVVLEIQETTSPGSRFPLKSARDKDVGSNGLQNYSLESNSHFSLDIGIGIGRTKYAQLVLERQLDREVQPQMNLLLTATDGGSPPRSGTVQVRIVVLDANDNTPIFSREVYEVQLAENSPPGQLVVRVAAADPDEGSNGKVRYRFTQISERSQDLFQLNPDTGEIRVAGTVDFEEAERHELFVRAIDGGGLSAHCKVQVEVLDVNDNAPEITLTSQSVSIPEDAPPRTVVALLSVRDRDSGDNGRTECSIDGDSPFMLTGDGDEYYELRTTAALDRERAAEYNVTVRAADRGRRRLSSRASLRVQVLDVNDNAPEFTQAVYTASVAENEGPMVRIGSVSATDADAGANGRVRYALVRQEGAEQPAVSVNAESGAVFLLRPLDYEQVRALEVAVRAADGGSPPLSAQAVLRVVVRDENDNAPVVLHPPAESSGAAAGELVPRSAEAGYLVAKVVAVDADAGQNAWLSYELWKATEPGLFRVGPHSGEVRTARAVAERDAPRHRLVVLVRDRGRPPRSATATLGIALVGGFSDAHLRGAEEAPAAEPEGPLTLSLTVCLACVSALFLATAGAAVAAKVRRALRSAAESLPAFPQSAPPSSAGSLPRSSVYDVCFAAGSLDGDLRFLGPLLPCFPAGLPPGPAEQRSSLCSTEAANLGDDGDRAAEVRDLPGPGRGGERGGSSAGGSGCRSHQVYQRKGGGQLHLDQVLKAIEVKEGRGLTSPPPGSTSSLLIEERQSSHLRRHGSQTCGSSLHCKQGEGAP